The stretch of DNA TATACAAAGGCTTGATttgtttaaaattcaaaaaagttttatgtttctgaaaatttaaaagatgagtCCACATGAAATTTTTTGATTGGTTGGTAGTTTTAAAAAATctgtttggtttggttttgtttttactttttaatttttaaaattgtattttcaaaattaataaactattttatttttattaataaatcattttatttttaatataaataaaaagtcaatttctcataaactaagaattctgttatataggcatactttatatagaatataaataattatataatattattcgcttttatttatttatatatatcacaattggtattttttttttcctatctcAATGCGATTCTTTGACTGTGTTTACTGAGAATATTTAATGCTTAATAATCTCTTCTCATTCTTTCTTAGTTTACTATGATTTTGAACTACATTTgtatttttgccactttttttGTTCATTGTGATCTTGAACCACAATGAATTattctaaataatataaataaaatggacgattattttatatatatatttttaatttctagagttatagttgtgattatatatagagttgaaatatgctaaatatcaattcaaatattaataggatttattttattattattttattatatacaaataatattttattattttattaaataaaaataaaaagtcacccataaataattaaatcatCTTAATATTTATCTTAAGATGTTAATTGTGTACTTTTAGCCCACTCTTTTTATTCTCcaaactttaattatttttacatttgaaACAACATTATTATTAGTACTTTTATAGCTTGTATTGTAGGCATGTACTTCACATCTTCTAAAATCAAAGAGGTCTTAAATCAAAACCAATTCAATTATCAATTTAAAAGCCAATTATTAAGAAAAGGCTTTGAGTAATATTTCATCACCTTCATTATCATCATTTGAATCCACAAAGCTTTTAAAAGAAACCAACACATATAAAAAGAGTGGATAAGTGAAGAGaaacaaaaaattaagaatTCAAGAATATCAAAAAACCTACTTTAAAACTCAAAAAGCTGCAACATTATAACAATCAAAGAACATTTaaaagaaaaccaaaaaaaGCTACAAGAtacatcaaagagtttttaTCCTAGAAAAGATTGgcacaaatattaattttagaccaaaaaagagaaaagaaaaagcaaaattaTATCCCAGAAGACTTGCGCAATTCATGAGCTCCATGGGCAAAGTGGCACCTATCCCCAAATGTGCATGAACCTTTATTAAAGTTATCACATATTTTGGTCCTAAAATTGTTTCCCGTACCGCCGGAGTGACCGCCACCGCCGCCGCCCCCACCACCACCTCCGCCGTGATGGTTCTTCATGTGATTTGCAGCCATAGATGACCCGACATTTACGATGAGCTCGTGAACCATTGTACTAGCTTGCTTAATCTGGTCGAAGGTTCCCTCGAGCTCAATATTCCTCAAGTGAGGATCTGTTTCGTGCTCTCTTATTGCAAGTTTTGCTCCTGTGGCTCGGCATATTTGTTTTGAGTTCACTCCATTTTTCCCGATGATGGCTCCGGCAAGAGAAGAATCGACACTAATTTTGGCTGTGGATGATAATCCGAAACTGGCTGCAGGACCGTGAGAAGATGGAGGCGGTTCCATCCTACCACCCATCCTGCCGCCGCGGTGATCATCGTATGATGGTAATGTTGGCTTGCCAAGCTCCCATTCCCCGTGAGCGAAATGGCATTTTTCACCGAATTTACAGCCTTCTCCTGAGCTAAACTTGTTGCACAAACGGGTCTTGACAGCTGGAGGAGAGGCGCCATCTGGGTAAGATGGTGGAACTACAGGGTTCCTATTGGGTGGAGGGAGGGCTGGGCTGCCACCAGCATTGATTAGTTGTGACACAACCTTCAAACCGCCAGGAACGTAATGCAAGAAATGGCAATTTTCACCAAAAGGGCACCCGGAAGTACTGCATAGAAGTATTAATCAAATGTGTCAGTTCAaaagttgcaaataaataaCAGTGAGAAATGGACCgatttggaagaaaaaaaaaataagaaaatctaTGTAATTTGTATCATCTCTATTATCTgccaaaaacaagaaaattgaaaCTATGAATCTGTTAGATATCATGAGGTCCTTTTATTTGAAGAGTTTATAATCTTAATCCATATAAATAAATAGGGCATATAAACAAAACAGCAGGAGTTTAATAAATGTTAAAAGGACTGGTTGATTAACTTGTACAACTTTATTAAATGCTTTTTTGAACCCCATGCAGCCAAGTAAAAAATTAGTACAAGTGAAACAGTTTTGTTGCTGGTAATCCAAACGAACAGGCATTAAAATCATTGCAACAAAGTCAATGTAAAGATGGGAAATCATAATTGACTTTTCCTACTTCATTCCAACTAAAAAGATTCTAAGCTTACTTAACAAAAAGATTCAGAATATACTCTGCACCCATGAGGAAAGAAAAGAGCTCAATAGAAAAATCAAATGATTAAGAAAACAACTGAAATAGCTTAACCTAAACCAAAATGCATGGCGCAACTTGTCGTGACCTTGGAGTTAAAAAACAATGCGGAAATGCATAGTTCACATTGTTATTCATCACATAACATGAGAAAACAAGAGAAAGGAAAAAGGAACACACCAAGGCGAAACAGCATAACAAAACACAGAGAATGCTAATGAAACAAATGTAGCACTAAGTTGCACACAAATCTTATGTTCCTTTAATATGCTGAAATTGCAGATTTATACTCCAAATAATGCAAAACAACACAGCATATCGGGTAATTATTCTTTCTCCTTTTTTAGCCTTTCCACTGGTTCCATAATTGACGATATATGCAACAATTTTAAATCACACAACAGAGAGCTTAGTAGGAAAAAAAATCTTTCCATCCCGATTGAAACAGCCTCCCAAGCAACATGAGACTATGGGATTGGTCAGCAGCCTTGCAGGCCTGCTCACCAATCCCGAGCCCCACATGGCTCAGGAGGCCGCTCATGGTCGGGATGAAAAGCAGGATTCTATAATAGGCCACTACGCTTTTTACTAGAAAATAAGTTTCTGCATTTCATTCAACTGCATTAAAATTTAGATATATTCCAGCAAGTAGTTATGAACTACATCTTGTCATTCAACCGTAATCTGTTCATAGTCTTTGTTATCATATGATTAGAACAGAGAGTACAACAACCTGTATCACAGCTTTACATGCTAATTCCATTAGTCCACATCATAATATTTTAGTtctaaatattttgtaaaagattttacttaaattaaattggtaTGAATTTATCATCAATAGGGAAAAATCACATTAGACTACTTATATTTTAGATAAGTTTAAGATTTGAACCTGAAAAACTTTGTGCATGGCTTCGATTTGCTTCCTATACCAGGTGTAAAGGTCTCCATTTCTGTTGAGAGCATTAATTATTTCCCTCAGTTACTTATTAATCTTCACaatttttacaaatatttaacaCCACCATcttattcttattcttattattaCAAAGTTCAACTAGAATAAcccttattaaaataaaatcatttcTGAAGTATTTTAGGGTTTTTGAGATTTAATCTTCCTCTCTCATTCACTCCATTTCATCAGTATGTTATACCAATTCAAAGTTCTATCTTCACTCTAAAATCAAGCCAATTTTCACCAAACAAAAAAATCGAAAACTAGACTCCAATACTCAAATtcataattaaactaataaaaacTCACTTATCCAAAAAACACCTATTTACTCAGATCGAATAACAGAGCGAATTCAagtacatatatacataaaaagaaGTAGAACCCGGCTTAGATTCCTTGAAACAAACCCCATTAACGATTATATACcaatatataactaaaataaagCCACAATTTTCACCaaacaaaaaatcgaaaaacaGACTCCAATACTCAAATtcataattaaactaataaaaattcaagtaaacatatataaaaGAAGACGAACCTGGCTTAGATTTCTTGAAACCGCCGCCATTGCCATGAAAAGAAGTATCAAATCTCGCTCTCTTGCGACCACCTTCATACTCCATCTTATAGCTAAATTCAAAGACTCCAAGCCACAAATACGAAGAAGACGAGTACAACCAAGAGTGAGAGTGTAACAAAAATGGCGGAAtctgagaagagagagagagagagagagaggtgtaCGTAGAGATTAGCTAGGGTTCGAAGTAGAAtatttagagagagagaaagtaagAAAGAGCGGAACTGAAAATTAGATTTAAATATggttcatttattattttgacgTAACGTaacgtaatattaatttatattatgaatTTATGATCTGTAAGGTGAGGTGAGGTTGGGGGTCACGTGCTCTGCGTGTGACGTtactctttttattttattttttaatattggaATTTTGGAATAGTATGGAATATCTCTGCCAGATTCGTTTACGTGTTCTAATTTTTATGGGCCTGTCTTTCTTTCTAGATGGGCTGGACTTTGGATCAAGCCCATTAATGAGAGGGATAAGTTGAGGAAATTATACTCTAATACTTTTTATATattgttcttttttatttttacttcttttttaaagtctatcatttttacctctttttttaaacattgtaccaattttgctcATATCATTTCAAGACACTttccatgtgattctcttatgttAGGGTATTTTAGATATAAttcatataaaaagaggtatgtttcaattaaatataaaattagaggtaaatttgattaattgattaataaaagtggtatttttcaacttacccctcttttttatatctattaatcaaaaatactctcatattatatttcattaaaatatactTACTTTTTTGAGTAGATTGACCAATTTACCTTTATTTTTCACTTAAGTCtagtacatattttatattaaccTAAGAGATATAATgggaatattatttataaaagtaggtatatcttaaagaatatgaaaataaaggtaaaacttaaaataaacaaagtaAAATGGGTATACAATACAATTTACTCTTAAGGATATCCTTTCGTGTAAGAATTTAGGggagtaagttgaaaaatgtctcttttattaatcaaataactaaatttacctttaatttttatttaattgaaacatacctatttttatatatattgtatccaaaataccctgatataagggagtcacatggagagtatcttgaagtgatagggacaaaattagtacattattttttaaaaaaaaaggtaaaaataataaactttaaaaaagagggtaaaaatgaaagaggacaatataaaaatagtatAGAGTCTAATTTCTTCAATTTAGGGGGTGCATGTCTGGTTTTCGGGTTCATGTGTATAGAATTAGTAATCCAAACTCATATGTTTGTATGACCAGGTTTTTGGGTGCGGGTGGGTTGGGTTTGGGTTGAACcggatttgagtgagttttgacCGAATTCGGGTTGGGCtagttttttttggaaaaatatcattttttatacatttttttatataaaaaaaatagaaataattaaacttaaaaagataaaagaataGGAATAAAGTAAAAATGATAtatcattgtttaatttttttattttttgagtttATGTGTTTcgaaaaatgtataaaaaaattaaaatatatatatttaggttTTGGGTGAGTTCGGGTATAACCCAGTTTCTTCGAGTTTCATATTAATGAAACTCAAACCCAACCCAGTGATTAATCGGATGCAACCTGAACTTAGcatcaaatttttaaaacctattttttttttaagtttttcaagTTTCAGGCCGAGTGAATTTTCTGAGTGGGTGAGTTTTCGGGTGTAGATGTTTAGCCCTAGCTAAGATCATAAGGATAATTACAAGAGTAATTTgtatacttaagtttaactctcaTTTGCAAATAAAtagctaagtttaatttttggcggtaataatgcctaagttatatttttagaacttcCATAAGTACGTAGCTGTTAAATAACTTTACACAGTTTACTGttttttcccattttctttcttttatactgttacacgcccaaaataacttttatactgttttttttttcgaaattaacttttatactgtttttttttttcggctgccaacaattttatgttattgttttgttttttttttattgattgggACATGggctcaattatttatttaattttttattttaatggatgtaaaagttattatttattatttttaatatttaataattattattttttgagataatttaataattattattttggtgaAAAGGTTGATGGGATGTGTCATAAAAGTGAcatgttttactttttcttttatttaaataaatttaaaaatcacaccccatgtctcactctttttcttttatttaaatagatttaaaaatcCCACTCCCATTTCTCAtgattcatcttcttcatcatttTTATCTTCTAGCTTTTCACATAAATTTCACCCCCATGTTCTAATATTCATCTTCTtattcaagtttttttttcttcatctttaccgttgttttagtattgttctactgttgtttttcatgatttttatttttttttcatgtccagttcttcttcttcatcttcttttcttttcttcttcttttttttttttttttttttaattttttgaagttcttagttatgtttttttttgaaaatataagagttagtgtgttttttttttgttcttattttctagaacttttcttgcaaatatagtgcatttagtattgaggatgtgcacaacatagttaatttttgatcatttttttcttttattgttttttttgttttagtattgttttagtattgttttactgttgtttttcatgatttatttatttgatgccgatttcactgcccttgctccatctcgctggaattaataggtattttctaggtgttctcgtgttgttgtgattgttatgtctgtgagtgtggaagatggaggctataaatacatttcttcttcgttctctttggctatttttgtggtttttttcttttggttatcctataaatatatatgacgagctcactcacaagagagttttgaggtgtgtgtttcttttatatttttctaagtagttatatttgtttcatttgtttttgtgttgtttcagtgttgttttagtagtttttttttatttataattttctaggaatagacttgcaaatatagttgattttgcatctggtgttgaggttgtgcagcagattgtttattttttttaatcatttttttcttttgttttgtttgattattttagtgttgttttaccgttgttttgccatgattatttattgacgtcgattttactgcttttgtttattcttgtcggaattaatggttattttccggtgtcctggtgttgttgtggtggttatgtctgtgattgccaaagatggaggcctcatacttttgttttggtattgacagtataaaagaaaaaaaaaaaagggaggacagtataaatgttaattctgccgtgtggcagtaaaattgaaaagtattaccccaaatccagtatttttgtaaaatgcccTATTTTTAGAACTTCCATAAGTACGTAGCTGTTAAATGTCAAGTCATTATCCACatatcattttcttattggtatatttaaactatttttgtaaaaaaaataaaaattttatgatTTAGACTAATCAGGGATTGCCACGTGGTAACTTACTTAATACCAAAGAGGtacttatatttttacgttcaaagatttttttttttttacatttgtacggtgttttataaaactaacacgaaaacaacaaaaaaaattacataaaaataataagagcTTCCAtacaacatcaaaataacaacaaaaaataatatataaataacaaaaattaataataaatttataagagtagaacataaaaatacattaaaagaccgtattttctgtaagtaaaataataaaaattataaaaatatttaaaattcagtATAATTGTACTTTTgtaatcttttattatttttgtgtatttctaaaataatccaaAGTTCATACATGGTTATTCTCACACACTCACATAACTAAGATAGCATTTCAAATATAATAGATTTGTATTCTCTGTAGATAGATGTGTAGGTTTGTGAGAAAATTGGGACACAATTTtaattagagaaaaataaaaactatcgTGAAGTAATAGGGGTAAAATTAGTAGAATGATTAAAAAAAGTTAAAcataatagattttaaaaaagagatttaaattaaaagtattaagttaaaaaaaagtatatagtGTAATTTTCTCAAAGTTTAAATGTGTAGAAAGCCAACAAACACTaatcttttgtttaattttgttttcgatttttgtttattatgttataaaattataaaaccaaATGTAGTTTGTCCCATATTGAGCACATAACAAAATTTCCTCATCATTTTCCCATACATAAAAATTCTTACATTTCTCAAATATTTCATACCTTAATATCATAAATAAATCAATCACACCTATAGAGGCCATGGTTACTAGTTCATTGTCCCAAAATTATTCCAGACTCTTAAGGAAAATATATATGGATCGAAATAATAATACTCATTCTACAGTAAaatactttaaattttattgACGTAATAATCCCTTCAAcatcttaaaaatatataatttatcgTAATAGTAAATACTTTAAACTCTTTCGAAAACTCGATTTTGATCTTCTGATTCTTCAACAAGATGATGATTATCACTATTACCATTATCCAAATTGATACCTTTATACCACTTAGCACAAAACACATAAATGACAAGATCAAAGGCAGTCAAGATAGCAATCAAGAAATAAAACCTATCCATGTGACCATCATTCAAGTTGTTAGGTATCCAACCATTCTTTTCACCTTTAGTTGTGATTCCCATAACCATGTTAACAAGCAAGCTACTCACATAATTCCCAAGAGAGATAGAGGCCATACAAAGTGAGCTACCAAAGCTCTTAATCCCATCTGGGGATTGTTCATTAAAAAATTCAAGTTGCCCAACATACATAAAAACTTCGGAAGCACCAACCAAAACATATTGTGGTATTTGCCATAATATGCTTTTAGAGCTCTTCTTCTCACTGGGTGTGACATGTCTAAGCCTCTCTATTTCTGTTATACCTGCCACTAACATCGCAAACATCCCTATCACTAACCCTACTCCCATTCTTTGAAGCTCAGTTAAGCCTTTAGGGTTTCCACTTAGCCTTCCAGCTATGGGGATAAGGACTCGACGATAGATTCCAGTGCATATGAGGACACTGAAGATGTCAAAAGCTGACATACTAGCAGCCGGGATGTGAAAGCTTCCAACTTGTGTTCTCATTACATCACCTTGTTCTACAAAGAGGGAAGCCATTTGTGTAAACACAACTGAGTATATTATGGTGCAAAGCCATATGGGTAACATTTTCAAAACACATTTTGCTTCCTCTACTTGTGTTACTGTGCAAATTCTCCATGGATTCTTGGGGCCTCTTAGATCTTCCTCAGTTAAAGTTGCTGCTTTGTCTaaaaatctgaataatttttaacaataatttagtaatatataatttatatttattaataaagaaaaaattgacTTGGGATATTATTCAAACAAAGATGATTTTTCTCAATTAATGTAaggaaattttgttaacttAATATATTGTGACCTATAGCTAACTACAATactacaaattttattattatatttaaattatatgaattttgtgactaatttcataaaaaaaaaatgttaattatgtattcttaacaaaaaaatttgttttcatcataataatctcttttgataattttttgcaaaattataacattttttttttatatatttatcatgtttaataataaaaatattattttacgaAATcacattataatataataaattgtaAGAAAATGACAATATTTAgcaaaattaataaacaaacttaCGAAATCTCATTGCTGTGAAAAATCTTTCTACTTCCTTTAATGGCAGATTGAGGACCTTGAACCTCATACAACTCCTCTTCACGAACTTTCTCGAGATCCCACTTCTTAGCAGCTGCAACAAATACTTGCGCGACACGTGGAATAGGGTTTCCACACGGTTTAACATACACATAACCACTAGAACCACACAAGTAAGAAACCAAAGCTATAAGAGctgagagaaaagagagagtaaATCCCAAACTCCATTTACCAATATCTTCAAAATAGACCAAAATAGTGTTTGAGAAAAGTGAACCAAGATTTAATGAGAAGTAAAAACAACAAAAGTATGAAGCTTTGTTGTTCTtaacattttctttttctttttcttttgaagtGTCAAATTGGTCAGCTCCAAAGGTTGCTAAAGTGGGTTGGTGTCCACCATAGCCAAAGGCCACTAAATATATGGCTGCATAGAATATGACTATGCCAAATGTTGATGTGGGTTCACATTTTGTATCTCTATCACCACAACCTCTTGGTTTTATTAAGAATAGCCATGAAGATAGTGATAGTAAACCTATTCCCTGCAcattatcataaatatatacatcACACATGTATAGTGCTGgactcaaaatataattttaaggtGGGCTAACTAAATTTtgtactaaaatttaaaataatatatattatattttttacttaaatttcgaattaaattattatataggtTGGAAACAATTTTAACATCTAAATAATTATAtgagattttataatttttatttttatttttttatgtgagAACTTGTGTTAATTATAGAttaaatacattttaaaataatttattaacataataattttttcttaaaatcagAAAAGTTAATTGTAGTTTAAAGGCTTTGTATTAATACTTATATTAATACTTTGtagtctttttttaaaaaagagtaaatttatatataaataaaaatagaagatAGAGCTGAAAGAAATCAAATTGAAAATCAGATCTACTAACTAACGAACAAATACTTATaccaattatattatttaataattatgtatTGTTTGTATATCTAATTTTATATAATCTCTTCTAATATTTGAAAGTAGGCTTAAACTTTGTTTGGACTCTATGTAGATATGtcaatgcatatatatatatatatatatattaattataaaagaaaattctATATTGAAAATTTTTATAGTAATTTTGTCGGAAATGTCTAtatattcttaatgaaattataacttaaaaaattgatGTGACTTTGTATATTGTAATTATAGtagatattttatttgttttcgtaaaatttaaaagaatttAACATCTCTTGTTATCtgatatatacataatatattattattagtgtaactaagtattacatatttaattcaaattaaagtaTGTACTCACATTAAATCTTATCAATCGGCTAAGGTAGATACCTTAGGTTGATTCAGTAGCCCTTTTTTTTGCGAATTTGTAtagatatgtttttttttatttctcaatATTACATTTCTACGTacttaattcaaattaaaatatatgtatactcGTGAAACCCGATATTAAATCTAAATAATTATATGTCATGTCTTAAAGGGTGTCTAAACACTCTTGGGCTAAAACAAATCAAGCCTGTGTCTAGGGCTGACTGAATTCAGAATTCCAATtttagggattatttcacaaatacacaaaaacaacaaaaaaattacaaaaatacggtttcacagaattttaaacatttttacgatttttttatgttgtacttttgttaatttgttgttgattttttgttattcgtatgttattttttgttgttgttttgatgttattttcatgttacttttatgcagttttgttgttgtttttatagaaaaccgtaaaaatgtgaatttttttttgtaaaagtaaaaatgtaattttttttaaagaaatggtgtcttatgtatttttttttttatatgtatatatatttgtatttctCAAACTTACTATATttccttcaaagaaaaaaaataactcaTTCTTTTCCTAGGGCTCAAACAATTAATGTCAAAGACTACCAACCTTTTAGCAagttaaaaca from Cannabis sativa cultivar Pink pepper isolate KNU-18-1 chromosome 2, ASM2916894v1, whole genome shotgun sequence encodes:
- the LOC115720592 gene encoding zinc finger CCCH domain-containing protein 14, which encodes MEYEGGRKRARFDTSFHGNGGGFKKSKPEMETFTPGIGSKSKPCTKFFSTSGCPFGENCHFLHYVPGGLKVVSQLINAGGSPALPPPNRNPVVPPSYPDGASPPAVKTRLCNKFSSGEGCKFGEKCHFAHGEWELGKPTLPSYDDHRGGRMGGRMEPPPSSHGPAASFGLSSTAKISVDSSLAGAIIGKNGVNSKQICRATGAKLAIREHETDPHLRNIELEGTFDQIKQASTMVHELIVNVGSSMAANHMKNHHGGGGGGGGGGGGHSGGTGNNFRTKICDNFNKGSCTFGDRCHFAHGAHELRKSSGI
- the LOC115718609 gene encoding protein NRT1/ PTR FAMILY 7.1 — its product is MESGHFVNEVVLKNKGNASFGDDDESENYEKKNLTTRSSGGWKYAYLLLVNQGLATLAFFGVGVNLVLFLTRVIGQETADAANTVSKWTGTVYLCSLLGAFLSDSYWGRYLTCAIFQLILLLGIGLLSLSSWLFLIKPRGCGDRDTKCEPTSTFGIVIFYAAIYLVAFGYGGHQPTLATFGADQFDTSKEKEKENVKNNKASYFCCFYFSLNLGSLFSNTILVYFEDIGKWSLGFTLSFLSALIALVSYLCGSSGYVYVKPCGNPIPRVAQVFVAAAKKWDLEKVREEELYEVQGPQSAIKGSRKIFHSNEISFLDKAATLTEEDLRGPKNPWRICTVTQVEEAKCVLKMLPIWLCTIIYSVVFTQMASLFVEQGDVMRTQVGSFHIPAASMSAFDIFSVLICTGIYRRVLIPIAGRLSGNPKGLTELQRMGVGLVIGMFAMLVAGITEIERLRHVTPSEKKSSKSILWQIPQYVLVGASEVFMYVGQLEFFNEQSPDGIKSFGSSLCMASISLGNYVSSLLVNMVMGITTKGEKNGWIPNNLNDGHMDRFYFLIAILTAFDLVIYVFCAKWYKGINLDNGNSDNHHLVEESEDQNRVFERV